Proteins from a single region of Caloramator sp. E03:
- a CDS encoding NAD(+) synthase — protein MRNYGFVRVASACPKLKVADVKYNVGEIKSLILKAYKENVSILVFPELSITGYTCADLFGQDILIENSNKAISELCSFTKDIDMLIFIGAPFLSGQFLFNCAIAIHKGKLLGIVPKTYIPNYGEYYEKRWFASSKDVSFEEVYFLDENVPFGNILFQDENIKELCVGAEICEDLWAAIPPSSYQALAGASIIVNLSASNELINKALYRKELVKQQSGRLICGYVYSSSGVYESTTDLVFSGHIMIAENGSILKEGERFKRDSELIIADIDIQRLLAERRKNLTFKDSNTNTIYRKVMFNMEIKEGSKLLRYVDPHPFVPSSTLEREDRCREIFNIQVAGLAKRIEHTGLKKLVIGVSGGLDSTLALLVAVKTFKELDISNKNIITITMPGFGTTDRTYNNTIELCKSLGTDFREINIKEACLLHFKDISHDADKLDITYENVQARERTQILMDIANKEGGLVVGTGDLSEIALGWSTYNGDHMSMYAVNCSVPKTLVRYLVGYVAEREMDKKTSNILVDILNTPVSPELLPAKEGEISQKTEDIIGPYELHDFFLYHFIKYSAPPKKILYLAQEAFEDKYSKDEISKWLKIFYKRFFIQQFKRSCIPDGPKVGTISLSPRGDWRMPSDASSDIWIEEL, from the coding sequence GTGAGAAACTATGGATTTGTTAGAGTTGCATCTGCATGCCCAAAACTTAAAGTTGCAGATGTTAAGTATAATGTAGGTGAGATAAAATCTCTTATTCTAAAGGCATATAAAGAAAATGTGTCCATACTTGTATTTCCTGAGCTATCCATAACAGGATATACATGTGCAGATTTATTTGGACAGGATATTCTTATTGAAAATAGCAATAAGGCAATTAGTGAATTATGCAGCTTTACTAAAGATATAGATATGTTAATATTTATAGGAGCTCCATTCTTATCAGGTCAGTTTTTATTTAACTGTGCAATTGCAATTCATAAAGGGAAGTTACTTGGAATTGTTCCTAAAACTTATATACCAAACTATGGTGAATATTATGAAAAAAGATGGTTTGCATCATCAAAGGATGTTTCTTTTGAAGAAGTTTATTTTTTAGATGAGAATGTTCCTTTTGGGAATATATTATTCCAAGATGAAAATATAAAGGAGCTATGTGTTGGAGCTGAAATATGCGAGGATCTTTGGGCAGCTATACCTCCTTCTTCATATCAAGCCTTAGCAGGTGCAAGTATCATTGTAAATCTTTCTGCAAGTAACGAACTTATCAACAAAGCTTTATATAGAAAGGAACTTGTAAAACAGCAAAGTGGAAGGCTTATATGTGGATATGTCTATTCTTCATCTGGAGTATATGAATCAACAACGGATCTTGTATTCAGTGGTCATATTATGATAGCAGAAAACGGAAGCATCTTGAAAGAAGGAGAAAGATTTAAAAGGGATAGTGAACTTATAATAGCTGATATAGATATTCAAAGGTTATTAGCTGAAAGACGAAAAAATCTTACATTTAAAGATTCAAACACAAATACTATATATAGAAAAGTTATGTTTAATATGGAAATAAAAGAAGGGAGCAAGCTATTAAGATATGTTGATCCTCATCCTTTTGTACCTTCCAGTACATTAGAAAGGGAAGATAGATGCAGGGAAATATTTAATATACAGGTTGCAGGACTTGCAAAGAGGATAGAACATACAGGATTAAAAAAGCTAGTAATTGGGGTATCAGGGGGGCTTGATTCAACCCTTGCACTATTAGTTGCAGTAAAGACCTTTAAAGAGCTTGATATATCGAATAAAAATATAATTACAATTACAATGCCAGGTTTTGGGACAACGGATAGAACCTATAATAATACTATTGAGCTTTGTAAAAGTCTTGGTACAGATTTTAGAGAGATAAATATTAAAGAGGCTTGCCTTCTTCATTTTAAAGATATATCCCATGATGCTGATAAACTTGATATAACCTATGAAAACGTTCAGGCAAGGGAAAGAACACAAATTCTTATGGATATTGCAAACAAGGAAGGAGGGCTTGTTGTAGGAACAGGGGATTTATCTGAGATTGCCCTTGGCTGGAGTACGTATAATGGTGATCACATGTCTATGTATGCAGTAAACTGCAGTGTTCCTAAAACTCTTGTTAGATATCTTGTTGGGTATGTTGCAGAAAGGGAGATGGATAAAAAAACCTCAAACATTTTGGTTGATATACTAAATACCCCAGTAAGTCCAGAGTTATTACCTGCAAAGGAAGGGGAAATTTCACAAAAGACTGAAGATATAATAGGTCCTTATGAGCTACACGACTTTTTTCTATATCATTTTATAAAATATAGCGCACCACCTAAAAAGATATTATATTTGGCACAGGAGGCCTTTGAAGATAAATACAGTAAGGATGAGATTTCAAAATGGCTTAAAATATTTTATAAAAGGTTTTTTATTCAGCAGTTTAAGCGTTCCTGTATCCCCGATGGCCCAAAGGTTGGAACAATAAGTCTTTCCCCAAGGGGAGATTGGAGGATGCCAAGTGATGCATCATCAGATATTTGGATTGAGGAGCTTTAA
- a CDS encoding DeoR/GlpR family DNA-binding transcription regulator, whose protein sequence is MLALERRRKILTIIQQEKSVLVPELSKLFNVTEETIRRDLEKLEKDGYLKRTYGGAVIVDNSNLDLPFSIREVTNIEGKSSIGSIVAQYINDGEILMLDSSSTALQVAKHIKNKKNITVITNSEKIILELSNNKDFNIISTGGTFRASSFSYIGHLAEKAIKNYNADKAIISCKGISIDKGITDSNEMEAEIKKAMINSSNKVFLAVDYTKFNKASFVNMMDIKDIDILFTDNKLSLDWEDKLKHFEVQVIYC, encoded by the coding sequence ATGCTTGCACTTGAAAGAAGGAGAAAGATTTTAACTATAATTCAACAGGAAAAAAGTGTTTTGGTTCCAGAGTTAAGTAAACTATTTAATGTTACTGAAGAAACAATAAGGCGAGATCTTGAGAAACTTGAGAAGGATGGATATTTAAAAAGAACCTATGGAGGAGCTGTTATAGTTGATAATTCAAATTTAGATCTTCCTTTTAGTATAAGGGAAGTTACAAATATAGAGGGGAAAAGTTCAATAGGTAGTATAGTTGCTCAATATATTAATGATGGTGAGATTTTAATGCTTGATTCAAGTTCAACAGCACTTCAAGTTGCAAAACATATTAAAAATAAAAAAAATATTACAGTAATTACTAATTCGGAAAAGATAATATTAGAGCTATCAAATAATAAGGATTTTAACATTATTTCAACTGGAGGGACCTTCAGAGCATCATCATTTTCTTATATAGGTCATTTAGCAGAGAAGGCCATAAAAAATTACAATGCTGATAAGGCTATTATATCTTGTAAAGGTATTTCTATTGATAAGGGAATAACTGACTCAAATGAAATGGAAGCAGAAATTAAAAAAGCTATGATAAATTCGTCAAATAAAGTATTTCTTGCTGTTGATTATACTAAATTCAATAAAGCTTCCTTTGTAAATATGATGGATATTAAAGATATAGATATACTGTTTACAGATAATAAGTTATCTTTAGATTGGGAAGATAAGCTAAAGCATTTTGAAGTTCAAGTTATATACTGCTAA
- a CDS encoding MFS transporter, translating into MKNIDENFNIKMNNINGALQIISVNLVTSFAGLFIKRLNASDYLVSLLNSLPALFSILGILLSTPLILSCKNKKKVTSLSYFVTRSFYILMAFVPILPEGLRAATFVLLYGAMNFPGSIATFFWQSFFADIFSPSKRSKVLSQRNSISTFTGTAVTLFVGILLHKLSNTKQELIHYYQIVFIIAFIIGIFEVLSLYMHKDKIKGNFVEVKSEKEKLSIDFFKGMIKQKPYLIYIICIIVFHFSWQMGWPLFLTYEVDYLHTNEMWAGIISTVNGVCMAIGYTFWRKFSDKKGSALTLTISAFGSGLCPLFYSISTHIIHVAYFTGIIGFTFAGIQLLLINSLYEVSPKENRTSYIALYNLCINLTLIIAPFVGMYIYKLTNIKVALLITAGARFFSSLLFFLRRNYTLKYKNINASSYVKI; encoded by the coding sequence ATGAAAAATATCGATGAAAATTTTAATATAAAGATGAACAATATCAATGGGGCACTTCAAATAATATCTGTCAACCTCGTAACATCCTTTGCAGGTCTATTCATAAAAAGGCTAAATGCCAGCGATTATCTTGTATCTTTGCTAAATTCTCTTCCTGCATTATTTAGTATCCTTGGAATACTTCTTAGTACTCCTCTTATACTTTCATGCAAAAATAAGAAAAAAGTAACCTCACTTTCTTATTTTGTAACTAGAAGCTTTTATATATTAATGGCCTTTGTTCCTATCCTTCCTGAAGGATTACGTGCTGCAACATTTGTATTATTATATGGTGCTATGAACTTTCCAGGCTCTATAGCAACATTCTTTTGGCAGTCTTTCTTTGCAGATATATTCTCACCTTCTAAAAGGTCAAAAGTTCTATCACAAAGAAACAGTATTTCAACCTTTACAGGGACAGCAGTAACACTTTTTGTGGGGATTCTCCTTCACAAGCTGTCAAATACCAAGCAGGAGCTTATACATTACTACCAAATAGTTTTTATAATTGCCTTTATCATAGGCATTTTTGAAGTTCTTTCTCTTTATATGCACAAAGATAAAATAAAGGGAAATTTTGTTGAAGTAAAAAGCGAAAAGGAAAAGCTAAGTATAGATTTTTTTAAAGGAATGATTAAACAAAAACCATATTTAATATACATTATATGTATTATAGTATTCCACTTTTCTTGGCAGATGGGCTGGCCTTTATTTTTAACCTATGAGGTTGACTACCTTCATACTAATGAGATGTGGGCAGGAATAATATCAACAGTAAACGGTGTATGTATGGCAATAGGCTATACCTTTTGGAGAAAATTTTCTGATAAAAAAGGGAGTGCCCTAACCTTAACCATATCAGCCTTTGGTTCCGGGCTTTGTCCTTTATTTTATTCAATATCAACTCATATAATACACGTTGCATATTTCACTGGAATTATAGGATTTACTTTTGCAGGAATTCAGCTTCTTTTAATAAACTCGCTGTATGAAGTATCCCCAAAAGAAAATAGGACTTCCTATATAGCCCTATATAATCTTTGCATAAATCTAACTTTAATAATTGCACCCTTTGTTGGAATGTATATATATAAGCTTACAAACATTAAAGTAGCACTTTTAATAACTGCAGGAGCAAGATTTTTTTCCTCACTATTATTCTTTTTAAGAAGAAACTATACCCTAAAATACAAAAATATAAATGCATCTTCTTATGTTAAAATATAA
- the recD2 gene encoding SF1B family DNA helicase RecD2 → MVEIEGTVVSIVYRNDDNGYTVAKIKHGKNTESVVGYMPFLNEGQRARFFGEWTIHQTFGQQLKVESFEEIMPATLEGVEKYLASGLIPGVGPATAKRIVEKFGMDSLDIIEMNPMKLMEIEGIGEKKAKSIAEAFKEQRELREVLVSLQSYGISVTYGIKIYRKYGKDTFNLIKENPYRLCDDIDGIGFKTADKIARNLGVDLNSIHRVMAGIKYVLAGCIANGHVYLPKLTLLDECVALLNVSVEIVEEALTSLIVSKQVYIDDIEGETAVYLSSLYYSELGVARRIIELSLNKVKDDFKDVEEDIKEFEKENNIEFAIEQKEAVIQAVKNGVCIITGGPGTGKTTIIKCIIEIFKKKGMEVVLAAPTGRASKRITEATGYEAKTIHRLLEMEYVMGENYPEFSRDEGNPLECDAVIIDEASMVDILLMNSLLKAMPLGCRLIMVGDVDQLPSVGPGNVLRDIIESQVLSVVRLNKIYRQADESLIAINAHRINSGQMPILNDREKDFFFIQVGNPSDMVEEIVRLVDIRLPSFKEGFDPMRDIQVLSPTRKGEVGIYNLNIKLQQVLNPKSSQKAEKQFRDFIFRVGDKVMQIKNNYSLKWQSISNENETGMGIFNGDIGFIEEVDNENQTLTVIFDDDKRVVYDFTNLDELEMAYAVTIHKSQGCEFPVVVIPVFYGPPMLMTRNLIYTGVTRAKKLVVLVGLSRALCNMINNDTIAKRYTGLKKRIISYVNVIR, encoded by the coding sequence ATGGTTGAAATAGAAGGTACAGTTGTAAGTATTGTATATAGGAATGATGATAATGGATATACTGTAGCAAAGATTAAACATGGGAAAAATACTGAATCGGTTGTTGGCTATATGCCCTTTTTGAATGAAGGCCAAAGGGCAAGGTTTTTCGGTGAATGGACAATACACCAAACCTTTGGTCAGCAGCTTAAAGTTGAAAGTTTTGAAGAAATAATGCCTGCTACTTTAGAGGGAGTTGAAAAATACCTTGCAAGTGGTCTTATTCCTGGGGTTGGTCCTGCAACTGCAAAGAGAATTGTTGAGAAATTTGGAATGGATTCACTTGATATTATTGAAATGAACCCTATGAAGCTTATGGAGATTGAAGGTATTGGAGAGAAGAAGGCAAAAAGTATTGCAGAGGCCTTTAAAGAGCAAAGAGAGCTAAGGGAAGTTTTAGTTTCCCTTCAAAGCTATGGTATATCTGTAACTTATGGAATTAAAATATATAGAAAATATGGTAAAGATACTTTTAATTTAATAAAAGAAAATCCTTATAGGCTTTGTGATGACATAGATGGTATAGGGTTTAAAACAGCCGATAAAATTGCAAGAAACCTTGGTGTTGATTTAAATTCTATTCATAGAGTTATGGCAGGTATAAAATATGTTTTAGCTGGCTGTATTGCAAATGGACATGTATATCTTCCAAAGCTGACTCTTCTTGATGAATGTGTTGCTCTTTTAAATGTTTCAGTTGAAATAGTTGAAGAAGCGCTTACATCTCTTATAGTTTCCAAACAAGTTTATATTGATGATATCGAGGGCGAAACAGCAGTTTACTTATCCTCACTTTATTATTCAGAACTTGGAGTGGCAAGGAGGATTATTGAGCTTTCTTTAAATAAAGTAAAAGATGATTTTAAGGATGTAGAAGAGGATATAAAAGAATTTGAAAAGGAAAATAATATAGAGTTTGCGATAGAGCAAAAAGAAGCAGTAATACAGGCGGTTAAAAATGGGGTTTGTATTATAACTGGAGGCCCTGGGACAGGGAAGACAACAATAATAAAATGTATAATTGAAATTTTCAAGAAAAAGGGAATGGAAGTAGTACTTGCTGCACCAACAGGTAGGGCATCAAAGAGGATAACGGAAGCAACAGGCTACGAGGCAAAGACAATACACAGACTTTTAGAGATGGAATATGTTATGGGAGAGAATTATCCTGAATTTTCAAGGGATGAGGGTAACCCATTAGAATGTGATGCCGTTATAATAGATGAGGCTTCTATGGTTGATATACTTTTGATGAACTCCCTTTTAAAGGCAATGCCTTTAGGATGCAGGCTTATTATGGTTGGAGATGTGGATCAGCTTCCATCTGTAGGCCCAGGCAATGTCTTAAGGGATATAATAGAAAGTCAAGTACTTAGTGTTGTAAGGCTAAATAAAATATATAGACAGGCTGATGAAAGCCTTATTGCTATAAATGCTCATAGGATAAACAGTGGTCAAATGCCAATATTAAATGACAGGGAGAAGGATTTTTTCTTTATTCAAGTTGGTAATCCTTCAGACATGGTTGAGGAGATTGTTAGGCTTGTTGATATAAGACTGCCATCCTTTAAGGAAGGATTTGATCCTATGCGGGATATACAGGTATTATCACCAACGAGAAAGGGAGAGGTTGGCATATATAACTTAAATATAAAACTTCAGCAGGTTTTAAACCCAAAATCAAGCCAAAAGGCAGAAAAACAGTTTAGAGATTTTATATTTAGAGTTGGAGATAAGGTAATGCAGATTAAAAATAACTACAGCTTAAAGTGGCAGAGTATCTCCAATGAAAATGAAACTGGGATGGGAATTTTTAATGGAGATATAGGCTTTATAGAGGAGGTTGATAACGAAAATCAAACTCTTACAGTTATATTCGATGATGATAAAAGAGTTGTATATGATTTTACAAATTTAGATGAGCTTGAAATGGCTTATGCAGTAACTATACATAAAAGCCAGGGTTGTGAATTTCCTGTGGTTGTAATTCCTGTTTTTTATGGTCCTCCTATGCTTATGACAAGAAATCTTATATATACTGGGGTTACCAGGGCCAAAAAGCTTGTTGTATTGGTTGGATTGAGCAGAGCTTTATGTAATATGATAAATAATGATACTATTGCTAAAAGATATACAGGGCTAAAAAAGAGAATAATTTCTTATGTTAATGTTATAAGATAG
- a CDS encoding ComF family protein produces the protein MGERIYKKIGFFITCFLDIIFPKASYCTVCKRILIDNKNFICSGCLTQIRFANHQCRRCGEIIDSFPCKNCYSFKGFYDEVYSVCLYEGLARDMILRLKYKDDRDISITMAYLIYDILYKNNVCYDFITYVPSSKVRDRKRGYNHSKLIAIEISNITGKPVKDILIRIKDTKPQVLFDGDARWYNVKDVFKCEEPVDNKVVLLVDDVVTTGATVSYCAKSLKEKGAKKVIVASFAKSTLC, from the coding sequence TTGGGAGAGAGGATATATAAGAAGATAGGATTCTTCATAACCTGTTTTCTTGATATAATTTTTCCAAAGGCAAGTTACTGTACAGTATGCAAAAGGATACTTATTGATAATAAAAATTTTATATGCTCTGGATGCTTAACACAAATAAGATTTGCAAATCATCAATGTAGAAGATGTGGGGAGATTATAGATAGCTTTCCTTGTAAAAACTGTTACAGTTTTAAAGGATTTTATGATGAAGTGTATTCTGTATGTTTGTATGAAGGGTTAGCAAGGGATATGATATTAAGGCTAAAATATAAAGATGACAGGGACATTTCAATAACTATGGCTTATTTAATATATGATATACTATATAAAAATAATGTATGCTATGATTTTATAACTTATGTGCCATCTTCGAAGGTTAGAGATAGAAAAAGAGGATACAATCATTCGAAACTTATAGCAATAGAGATATCAAATATCACAGGAAAACCTGTCAAGGATATACTTATAAGGATAAAAGATACGAAGCCTCAGGTATTGTTTGATGGTGATGCAAGATGGTATAATGTAAAGGATGTATTTAAATGTGAAGAGCCTGTAGATAATAAGGTTGTGCTCCTTGTTGATGATGTTGTAACAACGGGAGCAACTGTTAGCTATTGTGCAAAATCTCTTAAAGAAAAGGGAGCCAAAAAAGTAATAGTAGCTTCCTTTGCTAAATCAACATTATGTTGA
- the hpf gene encoding ribosome hibernation-promoting factor, HPF/YfiA family has translation MKFTITGKNIALTEALKDTVERKLGKLDKYFGPDVEAHVTLSVQKSNQRIEVTIPFNGVILRGEESTEDMYTSIDNVVEKLERQIRKHKTRLERKIHEGTLRFAEISTDYEEDEPKIVKTKKFAIKPMDVEEAVMQMDLIGHNFYVFMNSETDEVNVVYKRKDGNYGLIEPEF, from the coding sequence ATGAAGTTTACAATTACAGGCAAGAACATAGCTTTAACGGAGGCTTTAAAGGACACTGTTGAAAGGAAACTTGGAAAGCTTGATAAATATTTTGGTCCTGATGTAGAAGCCCATGTAACTTTGAGTGTTCAAAAATCTAATCAGAGGATTGAAGTTACTATCCCATTCAATGGAGTGATATTAAGAGGAGAAGAATCAACAGAGGACATGTATACATCTATTGACAATGTTGTTGAAAAGCTTGAAAGGCAGATTAGAAAACATAAAACAAGGCTTGAAAGAAAAATTCATGAGGGAACCTTAAGATTTGCAGAAATATCCACAGATTATGAAGAGGATGAACCTAAAATTGTGAAGACCAAGAAGTTTGCAATAAAGCCTATGGATGTTGAAGAAGCAGTTATGCAAATGGATTTAATAGGACATAACTTCTATGTGTTTATGAATTCAGAAACTGACGAGGTAAACGTTGTGTATAAGAGAAAAGATGGAAACTATGGCTTGATAGAGCCTGAATTTTAA
- the secA gene encoding preprotein translocase subunit SecA has protein sequence MGLLEKIFGSYSDREIKRITPIVDKIEALDSKMQSLSDDELKNKTFEFKERLLKGETLDDILPEAYAVVREAAFRTLGMKHFRVQLMGGIVLHQGRIAEMKTGEGKTLVATLPAYLNALTGKGVHIVTVNDYLAKRDREWMGKIFEFLGLTVGVITHELDSDQRRAAYNCDITYGTNNEFGFDYLRDNMVIYKEEMVQRELNFAIIDEVDSILIDEARTPLIISGAGEKSTHLYKVADTFVRMLKSDDYEVDEKQHAVTLTESGVQKAEKFFNLENYADAENMEIQHHVIQALKAHYLMKKEIDYIVKDGEVLIIDEFTGRIMYGRRYSDGLHQAIEAKENVKVERESKTLATITFQNYFRLYKKISGMTGTALTEEVEFREIYGLDVVVIPTNKPMIRVDYPDVVYKTEAAKFKAIVDEIVETHKKGQPVLVGTISIEKSELLSDMLKKKGIPHQVLNAKYHEKEAEIISHAGEKGMVTIATNMAGRGTDIKLGDGVVELGGLKIIGTERHESRRIDNQLRGRSGRQGDPGSSRFYISLEDDLMRLFGSEKLKDIVERLGLPDDEAIESKIVSNAIEQAQKRVEGNNFDVRKTLLQYDNVMNKQREIIYSQRRAVLEGENVKDNIISMIKDIIDAAIESHISDDRHREEWDLKGFLRYVEDIFLPKGMISLSAIENMSKDEIRQKLFDIALDIYSKKEDEIGQEQMREVERVVLLRSVDLKWMDHIDAMDQLKQGMGLRAYRQRDPVQEYQFEGMNMFNDMIYNIKEETVRFLFRIKAERKVERERVAQPTSTNYDESVKKEPIRKEKKVGRNDPCPCGSGKKYKNCCGKNS, from the coding sequence ATGGGACTATTAGAAAAAATATTTGGAAGTTATAGTGATAGAGAAATAAAAAGGATTACTCCAATAGTTGATAAGATAGAAGCACTTGATAGTAAAATGCAGTCATTATCAGATGATGAGCTAAAGAATAAGACTTTCGAGTTCAAAGAAAGGCTTTTAAAAGGTGAAACACTTGATGATATACTTCCAGAGGCTTATGCCGTAGTTAGGGAAGCAGCCTTTAGAACTCTTGGTATGAAACATTTTAGGGTTCAGCTTATGGGTGGCATTGTACTTCACCAGGGAAGAATTGCTGAGATGAAAACTGGTGAAGGAAAAACCCTTGTTGCTACACTTCCTGCATATCTTAATGCTTTAACAGGAAAAGGTGTTCATATAGTTACTGTAAATGATTACCTTGCAAAGCGTGATAGGGAATGGATGGGAAAAATCTTTGAGTTTTTAGGATTAACCGTTGGAGTTATAACTCATGAGCTTGACAGCGATCAAAGAAGGGCTGCCTATAACTGCGATATAACATATGGTACAAATAATGAATTTGGCTTTGATTATTTAAGGGATAACATGGTTATTTATAAAGAGGAAATGGTTCAAAGAGAACTAAATTTTGCAATAATTGACGAAGTGGATTCAATACTCATTGATGAAGCAAGAACTCCTCTTATAATATCCGGAGCTGGGGAAAAATCAACTCATCTTTATAAAGTTGCTGATACCTTCGTTAGGATGCTTAAAAGTGATGATTATGAAGTTGATGAAAAGCAGCATGCTGTAACTTTAACAGAGAGTGGAGTTCAAAAAGCAGAGAAGTTTTTTAACCTTGAGAATTATGCCGATGCCGAAAATATGGAGATACAGCATCATGTAATACAGGCTTTAAAGGCCCATTATCTTATGAAAAAAGAGATAGACTATATAGTAAAGGACGGAGAAGTATTAATAATAGATGAATTTACAGGTAGAATAATGTACGGAAGACGATATAGCGATGGACTTCATCAGGCAATTGAAGCAAAGGAAAATGTTAAGGTTGAAAGAGAGTCTAAGACTCTTGCGACAATAACTTTCCAGAACTATTTCAGGCTTTATAAAAAAATATCTGGTATGACAGGTACAGCTCTTACTGAAGAGGTTGAATTCAGAGAGATATATGGTCTTGACGTTGTAGTAATACCAACAAATAAACCTATGATAAGAGTTGATTATCCTGATGTAGTATATAAGACAGAAGCTGCAAAGTTTAAGGCAATTGTTGATGAGATAGTTGAAACCCACAAAAAGGGACAGCCTGTACTCGTTGGTACTATCAGTATTGAAAAATCGGAGCTTCTATCTGATATGCTAAAGAAAAAGGGAATACCTCATCAGGTTCTTAATGCTAAGTACCATGAAAAGGAAGCAGAGATAATATCTCATGCAGGAGAAAAGGGTATGGTAACTATTGCAACAAATATGGCAGGTCGTGGTACTGATATTAAACTTGGAGATGGAGTTGTTGAGCTTGGAGGTTTAAAGATAATAGGAACCGAAAGGCATGAGTCCAGGCGTATAGATAATCAGCTCCGTGGACGTTCTGGACGTCAAGGTGATCCAGGTTCATCAAGGTTTTATATATCTCTTGAGGATGATTTAATGAGGCTTTTTGGTTCTGAAAAGTTAAAGGATATTGTAGAGAGGCTTGGCCTTCCAGATGATGAGGCAATAGAAAGCAAAATTGTTTCAAATGCAATTGAACAGGCCCAAAAAAGGGTAGAAGGAAATAACTTTGATGTTAGAAAAACGCTTCTCCAGTATGATAATGTAATGAATAAGCAAAGAGAGATTATATACAGCCAAAGAAGAGCTGTTCTTGAAGGAGAAAATGTAAAAGATAATATTATATCAATGATTAAGGATATAATAGATGCAGCAATAGAATCCCATATATCTGACGACAGGCATAGGGAAGAGTGGGACTTAAAAGGATTTTTAAGATATGTTGAGGACATATTCCTTCCAAAGGGAATGATATCTTTATCTGCAATTGAGAATATGTCAAAGGATGAAATCAGACAAAAGCTGTTTGATATTGCTCTTGATATTTACAGTAAAAAAGAAGATGAGATAGGTCAGGAACAGATGAGAGAAGTTGAAAGGGTAGTTTTACTGCGTTCTGTTGACTTGAAATGGATGGATCATATAGATGCTATGGATCAGCTAAAGCAGGGTATGGGACTGCGTGCTTATAGACAAAGAGATCCTGTTCAGGAATACCAATTTGAAGGTATGAACATGTTCAACGACATGATATATAACATTAAAGAGGAGACAGTAAGATTCTTATTCAGGATAAAGGCTGAAAGAAAGGTTGAAAGAGAGAGGGTTGCCCAGCCAACTTCAACAAACTACGATGAATCTGTTAAAAAAGAGCCTATAAGAAAGGAAAAGAAAGTAGGGCGAAACGATCCATGCCCATGTGGCAGCGGAAAAAAATATAAAAATTGCTGTGGGAAAAATTCATAA